In the genome of Raphanus sativus cultivar WK10039 chromosome 4, ASM80110v3, whole genome shotgun sequence, one region contains:
- the LOC108861738 gene encoding uncharacterized protein LOC108861738 isoform X4, which yields MTTAEGEYSKAKTSVWWDIENCEVPKGWDAHAIAQNVSSALLNMNYGGPVSISAYGDTNLIPHAVQQALSSTGVGLNHVPAGVKDASDKKILVDMLLWAVDNPAPANFMLISGDRDFSNALHQLSMRRYTILLAQPPRASAPLVAAAKNVWLWPSLASGGPPLTSAESSRLVNNARSLVPNYEALKAASVTEPQSTKPTGSTSVAAGDIKDQNHVAKVVPQDKSRVVGTSESVTSSDKMHTSQAAFVPSQKTQASVKAKPVQEAKLLEPVLCSVCQISCANKDAYVKHTYGKKHRNKLELQCEPNGDYHCRLCNVTCQRQVVFDSHLRGQKHAAMLMSQSEGLVDSQKLQEKVVREKSQPREPVAVTEPKPNANYACSLCNVVCNSQIVFDSHLRGQKHASMLSQSKEVIASKKLQEKGVEPKAVHVCHLCNVTCQSPIVFDSHLRGQKHAAMLSQSEALIDSKKLQEKGVGEKDQLIEAIGESQLHSQMAQESIKCLEKHVAMVNQSEEQALINSWKLDEKVVQEKVEPIETILEPHSQFQNPQENTMFLEKPNREVREACGTTKSSVIEKNSSTKDWVETSFFGDLLCDSKAPEESRECFVNLSGGATEQEKKVMVPQSTVQPGFVASDGAKSSVSTKHITKETNVRPVLCHVCQISCESKVAFANHIFGKIHQQKLESMSEREASLKKENAERLKKILMKDNAAFYSQNHDAGEAAKREEAKVQADNFWTRLWGKMS from the exons ATGACGACGGCGGAGGGAGAGTACTCAAAGGCCAAAACATCGGTATGGTGGGACATAGAGAACTGTGAGGTGCCTAAAGGATGGGATGCACATGCGATTGCTCAGAACGTTAGTTCTGCTTTGTTGAATATGAACTACGGTGGTCCTGTCTCGATCTCCGCGTACGGAGACACTAATCTGATCCCTCACGCTGTTCAGCAAGCGCTCTCTTCTACTGGCGTTGGCCTTAACCACGTCCCTGCAG GAGTGAAAGATGCGAGCGATAAGAAGATACTAGTTGATATGTTACTGTGGGCTGTTGACAACCCTGCACCGGCCAACTTCATGCTCATCTCCGGTGATAGGGACTTCTCCAATGCTCTTCACCAGCTGAGTATGAGGAGGTACACCATTCTCCTAGCTCAGCCTCCACGTGCTTCGGCTCCACTCGTTGCTGCTGCCAAAAACGTGTGGCTCTGGCCTAGCCTTGCGTCTGGTGGTCCTCCTCTCACCAGTGCTGAATCCTCTCGACTTGTCAACAACGCACGCAGTCTTGTCCCCAATTACGAAGCGTTGAAAGCAGCTTCAGTAACGGAACCTCAGTCCACCAAACCAACTGGCTCAACGTCTGTTGCCGCTGGAGATATTAAGGATCAGAACCATGTTGCGAAAGTAGTACCTCAGGATAAAAGCAGAGTAGTAGGCACAAGTGAATCTGTTACTTCTTCTGATAAAATGCATACATCTCAG GCTGCGTTTGTACCCAGTCAAAAAACTCAGGCCAGCGTTAAAGCCAAACCAGTACAGGAAGCAAAGCTTTTGGAACCTGTGTTGTGCAGTGTCTGCCAGATCAGCTGCGCCAATAAGGATGCATATGTAAAGCATACCTATGGTAAAAAGCACCGAAACAAGTTGGAGCTGCAATGTGAACCAAATGGTGACTATCATTGTCGATTGTGCAATGTGACATGTCAGAGACAAGTGGTATTTGATTCTCATCTGAGAGGTCAGAAGCATGCTGCCATGCTGATGAGTCAATCAGAG GGGCTCGTTGATTCTCAGAAGCTTCAAGAGAAAGTTGTCAGAGAAAAGAGTCAACCAAGAGAACCAGTTGCAGTTACAGAGCCTAAACCAAATGCTAACTATGCTTGTAGTTTATGCAATGTGGTGTGCAACAGTCAAATTGTTTTTGATTCTCATCTAAGGGGACAGAAGCACGCTTCCATGCTGAGTCAGTCAAAG GAAGTTATTGCTTCTAAGAAGCTTCAAGAGAAAGGTGTTGAACCAAAGGCTGTCCACGTTTGTCATTTGTGCAATGTGACATGCCAGAGTCCAATTGTGTTTGATTCTCATCTAAGAGGTCAGAAGCATGCTGCAATGCTGAGTCAGTCAGAG GCACTCATAGATTCTAAGAAGCTTCAAGAGAAAGGTGTGGGAGAAAAGGATCAACTAATTGAAGCAATTGGAGAGTCTCAGCTGCATTCTCAAATGGCTCAAGAGAGTATCAAGTGCTTAGAGAAGCATGTTGCCATGGTGAATCAATCTGAG GAGCAGGCACTCATTAATTCTTGGAAGCTTGATGAGAAAGTTGTCCAAGAAAAGGTTGAGCCAATAGAAACTATTCTAGAACCTCACTCGCAGTTTCAAAACCCTCAAGAGAACACCATGTTCCTTGAGAAGCCAAACAGAGAGGTCAGAGAGGCATGTGGCACCACAAAAAGCAGTgtaatagaaaaaaattcaaGTACCAAAGACTGGGTTGAGACTTCTTTCTTCGGTGACCTCTTATGTGATTCTAAAGCACCAGAAGAATCAAG AGAATGTTTTGTAAACCTGTCTGGAGGAGCAACTGAGCAGGAAAAGAAGGTGATGGTACCCCAATCAACAGTG CAGCCTGGTTTTGTAGCCAGTGATGGTGCTAAGTCCAGCGTTTCAACCAAACATATAACGAAGGAAACAAATGTTCGGCCTGTCTTGTGCCATGTCTGCCAGATCAGCTGCGAGAGCAAGGTTGCATTTGCAAATCACATCTTTGGGAAAATACACCAGCAGAAGTTGGAGAGCATGTCTGAGAGAGAAGCCAGCCTTAAGAAGGAGAATGCAGAAAGATTGAAGAAGATATTGATGAAAGACAATGCCGCCTTTTATTCTCAGAACCATGATGCCGGAGAGGCTGCCAAGAGGGAAGAGGCTAAGGTCCAAGCTGATAACTTCTGGACCAGACTTTGGGGGAAAATGAGTTAA
- the LOC108861738 gene encoding uncharacterized protein LOC108861738 isoform X5, whose amino-acid sequence MTTAEGEYSKAKTSVWWDIENCEVPKGWDAHAIAQNVSSALLNMNYGGPVSISAYGDTNLIPHAVQQALSSTGVGLNHVPAGVKDASDKKILVDMLLWAVDNPAPANFMLISGDRDFSNALHQLSMRRYTILLAQPPRASAPLVAAAKNVWLWPSLASGGPPLTSAESSRLVNNARSLVPNYEALKAASVTEPQSTKPTGSTSVAAGDIKDQNHVAKVVPQDKSRVVGTSESVTSSDKMHTSQAAFVPSQKTQASVKAKPVQEAKLLEPVLCSVCQISCANKDAYVKHTYGKKHRNKLELQCEPNGDYHCRLCNVTCQRQVVFDSHLRGQKHAAMLMSQSEGLVDSQKLQEKVVREKSQPREPVAVTEPKPNANYACSLCNVVCNSQIVFDSHLRGQKHASMLSQSKEVIASKKLQEKGVEPKAVHVCHLCNVTCQSPIVFDSHLRGQKHAAMLSQSEALIDSKKLQEKGVGEKDQLIEAIGESQLHSQMAQESIKCLEKHVAMVNQSEEQALINSWKLDEKVVQEKVEPIETILEPHSQFQNPQENTMFLEKPNREVREACGTTKSSVIEKNSSTKDWVETSFFGDLLCDSKAPEESRECFVNLSGGATEQEKKVMVPQSTVPGFVASDGAKSSVSTKHITKETNVRPVLCHVCQISCESKVAFANHIFGKIHQQKLESMSEREASLKKENAERLKKILMKDNAAFYSQNHDAGEAAKREEAKVQADNFWTRLWGKMS is encoded by the exons ATGACGACGGCGGAGGGAGAGTACTCAAAGGCCAAAACATCGGTATGGTGGGACATAGAGAACTGTGAGGTGCCTAAAGGATGGGATGCACATGCGATTGCTCAGAACGTTAGTTCTGCTTTGTTGAATATGAACTACGGTGGTCCTGTCTCGATCTCCGCGTACGGAGACACTAATCTGATCCCTCACGCTGTTCAGCAAGCGCTCTCTTCTACTGGCGTTGGCCTTAACCACGTCCCTGCAG GAGTGAAAGATGCGAGCGATAAGAAGATACTAGTTGATATGTTACTGTGGGCTGTTGACAACCCTGCACCGGCCAACTTCATGCTCATCTCCGGTGATAGGGACTTCTCCAATGCTCTTCACCAGCTGAGTATGAGGAGGTACACCATTCTCCTAGCTCAGCCTCCACGTGCTTCGGCTCCACTCGTTGCTGCTGCCAAAAACGTGTGGCTCTGGCCTAGCCTTGCGTCTGGTGGTCCTCCTCTCACCAGTGCTGAATCCTCTCGACTTGTCAACAACGCACGCAGTCTTGTCCCCAATTACGAAGCGTTGAAAGCAGCTTCAGTAACGGAACCTCAGTCCACCAAACCAACTGGCTCAACGTCTGTTGCCGCTGGAGATATTAAGGATCAGAACCATGTTGCGAAAGTAGTACCTCAGGATAAAAGCAGAGTAGTAGGCACAAGTGAATCTGTTACTTCTTCTGATAAAATGCATACATCTCAG GCTGCGTTTGTACCCAGTCAAAAAACTCAGGCCAGCGTTAAAGCCAAACCAGTACAGGAAGCAAAGCTTTTGGAACCTGTGTTGTGCAGTGTCTGCCAGATCAGCTGCGCCAATAAGGATGCATATGTAAAGCATACCTATGGTAAAAAGCACCGAAACAAGTTGGAGCTGCAATGTGAACCAAATGGTGACTATCATTGTCGATTGTGCAATGTGACATGTCAGAGACAAGTGGTATTTGATTCTCATCTGAGAGGTCAGAAGCATGCTGCCATGCTGATGAGTCAATCAGAG GGGCTCGTTGATTCTCAGAAGCTTCAAGAGAAAGTTGTCAGAGAAAAGAGTCAACCAAGAGAACCAGTTGCAGTTACAGAGCCTAAACCAAATGCTAACTATGCTTGTAGTTTATGCAATGTGGTGTGCAACAGTCAAATTGTTTTTGATTCTCATCTAAGGGGACAGAAGCACGCTTCCATGCTGAGTCAGTCAAAG GAAGTTATTGCTTCTAAGAAGCTTCAAGAGAAAGGTGTTGAACCAAAGGCTGTCCACGTTTGTCATTTGTGCAATGTGACATGCCAGAGTCCAATTGTGTTTGATTCTCATCTAAGAGGTCAGAAGCATGCTGCAATGCTGAGTCAGTCAGAG GCACTCATAGATTCTAAGAAGCTTCAAGAGAAAGGTGTGGGAGAAAAGGATCAACTAATTGAAGCAATTGGAGAGTCTCAGCTGCATTCTCAAATGGCTCAAGAGAGTATCAAGTGCTTAGAGAAGCATGTTGCCATGGTGAATCAATCTGAG GAGCAGGCACTCATTAATTCTTGGAAGCTTGATGAGAAAGTTGTCCAAGAAAAGGTTGAGCCAATAGAAACTATTCTAGAACCTCACTCGCAGTTTCAAAACCCTCAAGAGAACACCATGTTCCTTGAGAAGCCAAACAGAGAGGTCAGAGAGGCATGTGGCACCACAAAAAGCAGTgtaatagaaaaaaattcaaGTACCAAAGACTGGGTTGAGACTTCTTTCTTCGGTGACCTCTTATGTGATTCTAAAGCACCAGAAGAATCAAG AGAATGTTTTGTAAACCTGTCTGGAGGAGCAACTGAGCAGGAAAAGAAGGTGATGGTACCCCAATCAACAGTG CCTGGTTTTGTAGCCAGTGATGGTGCTAAGTCCAGCGTTTCAACCAAACATATAACGAAGGAAACAAATGTTCGGCCTGTCTTGTGCCATGTCTGCCAGATCAGCTGCGAGAGCAAGGTTGCATTTGCAAATCACATCTTTGGGAAAATACACCAGCAGAAGTTGGAGAGCATGTCTGAGAGAGAAGCCAGCCTTAAGAAGGAGAATGCAGAAAGATTGAAGAAGATATTGATGAAAGACAATGCCGCCTTTTATTCTCAGAACCATGATGCCGGAGAGGCTGCCAAGAGGGAAGAGGCTAAGGTCCAAGCTGATAACTTCTGGACCAGACTTTGGGGGAAAATGAGTTAA
- the LOC108861738 gene encoding uncharacterized protein LOC108861738 isoform X8 produces the protein MTTAEGEYSKAKTSVWWDIENCEVPKGWDAHAIAQNVSSALLNMNYGGPVSISAYGDTNLIPHAVQQALSSTGVGLNHVPAGVKDASDKKILVDMLLWAVDNPAPANFMLISGDRDFSNALHQLSMRRYTILLAQPPRASAPLVAAAKNVWLWPSLASGGPPLTSAESSRLVNNARSLVPNYEALKAASVTEPQSTKPTGSTSVAAGDIKDQNHVAKVVPQDKSRVVGTSESVTSSDKMHTSQAAFVPSQKTQASVKAKPVQEAKLLEPVLCSVCQISCANKDAYVKHTYGKKHRNKLELQCEPNGDYHCRLCNVTCQRQVVFDSHLRGQKHAAMLMSQSEGLVDSQKLQEKVVREKSQPREPVAVTEPKPNANYACSLCNVVCNSQIVFDSHLRGQKHASMLSQSKEVIASKKLQEKGVEPKAVHVCHLCNVTCQSPIVFDSHLRGQKHAAMLSQSEALIDSKKLQEKGVGEKDQLIEAIGESQLHSQMAQESIKCLEKHVAMVNQSEEQALINSWKLDEKVVQEKVEPIETILEPHSQFQNPQENTMFLEKPNREVREACGTTKSSVIEKNSSTKDWVETSFFGDLLCDSKAPEESRECFVNLSGGATEQEKKQPGFVASDGAKSSVSTKHITKETNVRPVLCHVCQISCESKVAFANHIFGKIHQQKLESMSEREASLKKENAERLKKILMKDNAAFYSQNHDAGEAAKREEAKVQADNFWTRLWGKMS, from the exons ATGACGACGGCGGAGGGAGAGTACTCAAAGGCCAAAACATCGGTATGGTGGGACATAGAGAACTGTGAGGTGCCTAAAGGATGGGATGCACATGCGATTGCTCAGAACGTTAGTTCTGCTTTGTTGAATATGAACTACGGTGGTCCTGTCTCGATCTCCGCGTACGGAGACACTAATCTGATCCCTCACGCTGTTCAGCAAGCGCTCTCTTCTACTGGCGTTGGCCTTAACCACGTCCCTGCAG GAGTGAAAGATGCGAGCGATAAGAAGATACTAGTTGATATGTTACTGTGGGCTGTTGACAACCCTGCACCGGCCAACTTCATGCTCATCTCCGGTGATAGGGACTTCTCCAATGCTCTTCACCAGCTGAGTATGAGGAGGTACACCATTCTCCTAGCTCAGCCTCCACGTGCTTCGGCTCCACTCGTTGCTGCTGCCAAAAACGTGTGGCTCTGGCCTAGCCTTGCGTCTGGTGGTCCTCCTCTCACCAGTGCTGAATCCTCTCGACTTGTCAACAACGCACGCAGTCTTGTCCCCAATTACGAAGCGTTGAAAGCAGCTTCAGTAACGGAACCTCAGTCCACCAAACCAACTGGCTCAACGTCTGTTGCCGCTGGAGATATTAAGGATCAGAACCATGTTGCGAAAGTAGTACCTCAGGATAAAAGCAGAGTAGTAGGCACAAGTGAATCTGTTACTTCTTCTGATAAAATGCATACATCTCAG GCTGCGTTTGTACCCAGTCAAAAAACTCAGGCCAGCGTTAAAGCCAAACCAGTACAGGAAGCAAAGCTTTTGGAACCTGTGTTGTGCAGTGTCTGCCAGATCAGCTGCGCCAATAAGGATGCATATGTAAAGCATACCTATGGTAAAAAGCACCGAAACAAGTTGGAGCTGCAATGTGAACCAAATGGTGACTATCATTGTCGATTGTGCAATGTGACATGTCAGAGACAAGTGGTATTTGATTCTCATCTGAGAGGTCAGAAGCATGCTGCCATGCTGATGAGTCAATCAGAG GGGCTCGTTGATTCTCAGAAGCTTCAAGAGAAAGTTGTCAGAGAAAAGAGTCAACCAAGAGAACCAGTTGCAGTTACAGAGCCTAAACCAAATGCTAACTATGCTTGTAGTTTATGCAATGTGGTGTGCAACAGTCAAATTGTTTTTGATTCTCATCTAAGGGGACAGAAGCACGCTTCCATGCTGAGTCAGTCAAAG GAAGTTATTGCTTCTAAGAAGCTTCAAGAGAAAGGTGTTGAACCAAAGGCTGTCCACGTTTGTCATTTGTGCAATGTGACATGCCAGAGTCCAATTGTGTTTGATTCTCATCTAAGAGGTCAGAAGCATGCTGCAATGCTGAGTCAGTCAGAG GCACTCATAGATTCTAAGAAGCTTCAAGAGAAAGGTGTGGGAGAAAAGGATCAACTAATTGAAGCAATTGGAGAGTCTCAGCTGCATTCTCAAATGGCTCAAGAGAGTATCAAGTGCTTAGAGAAGCATGTTGCCATGGTGAATCAATCTGAG GAGCAGGCACTCATTAATTCTTGGAAGCTTGATGAGAAAGTTGTCCAAGAAAAGGTTGAGCCAATAGAAACTATTCTAGAACCTCACTCGCAGTTTCAAAACCCTCAAGAGAACACCATGTTCCTTGAGAAGCCAAACAGAGAGGTCAGAGAGGCATGTGGCACCACAAAAAGCAGTgtaatagaaaaaaattcaaGTACCAAAGACTGGGTTGAGACTTCTTTCTTCGGTGACCTCTTATGTGATTCTAAAGCACCAGAAGAATCAAG AGAATGTTTTGTAAACCTGTCTGGAGGAGCAACTGAGCAGGAAAAGAAG CAGCCTGGTTTTGTAGCCAGTGATGGTGCTAAGTCCAGCGTTTCAACCAAACATATAACGAAGGAAACAAATGTTCGGCCTGTCTTGTGCCATGTCTGCCAGATCAGCTGCGAGAGCAAGGTTGCATTTGCAAATCACATCTTTGGGAAAATACACCAGCAGAAGTTGGAGAGCATGTCTGAGAGAGAAGCCAGCCTTAAGAAGGAGAATGCAGAAAGATTGAAGAAGATATTGATGAAAGACAATGCCGCCTTTTATTCTCAGAACCATGATGCCGGAGAGGCTGCCAAGAGGGAAGAGGCTAAGGTCCAAGCTGATAACTTCTGGACCAGACTTTGGGGGAAAATGAGTTAA
- the LOC108861738 gene encoding uncharacterized protein LOC108861738 isoform X7, with the protein MTTAEGEYSKAKTSVWWDIENCEVPKGWDAHAIAQNVSSALLNMNYGGPVSISAYGDTNLIPHAVQQALSSTGVGLNHVPAGVKDASDKKILVDMLLWAVDNPAPANFMLISGDRDFSNALHQLSMRRYTILLAQPPRASAPLVAAAKNVWLWPSLASGGPPLTSAESSRLVNNARSLVPNYEALKAASVTEPQSTKPTGSTSVAAGDIKDQNHVAKVVPQDKSRVVGTSESVTSSDKMHTSQAAFVPSQKTQASVKAKPVQEAKLLEPVLCSVCQISCANKDAYVKHTYGKKHRNKLELQCEPNGDYHCRLCNVTCQRQVVFDSHLRGQKHAAMLMSQSEGLVDSQKLQEKVVREKSQPREPVAVTEPKPNANYACSLCNVVCNSQIVFDSHLRGQKHASMLSQSKEVIASKKLQEKGVEPKAVHVCHLCNVTCQSPIVFDSHLRGQKHAAMLSQSEALIDSKKLQEKGVGEKDQLIEAIGESQLHSQMAQESIKCLEKHVAMVNQSEEQALINSWKLDEKVVQEKVEPIETILEPHSQFQNPQENTMFLEKPNREVREACGTTKSSVIEKNSSTKDWVETSFFGDLLCDSKAPEESRTCHRECFVNLSGGATEQEKKPGFVASDGAKSSVSTKHITKETNVRPVLCHVCQISCESKVAFANHIFGKIHQQKLESMSEREASLKKENAERLKKILMKDNAAFYSQNHDAGEAAKREEAKVQADNFWTRLWGKMS; encoded by the exons ATGACGACGGCGGAGGGAGAGTACTCAAAGGCCAAAACATCGGTATGGTGGGACATAGAGAACTGTGAGGTGCCTAAAGGATGGGATGCACATGCGATTGCTCAGAACGTTAGTTCTGCTTTGTTGAATATGAACTACGGTGGTCCTGTCTCGATCTCCGCGTACGGAGACACTAATCTGATCCCTCACGCTGTTCAGCAAGCGCTCTCTTCTACTGGCGTTGGCCTTAACCACGTCCCTGCAG GAGTGAAAGATGCGAGCGATAAGAAGATACTAGTTGATATGTTACTGTGGGCTGTTGACAACCCTGCACCGGCCAACTTCATGCTCATCTCCGGTGATAGGGACTTCTCCAATGCTCTTCACCAGCTGAGTATGAGGAGGTACACCATTCTCCTAGCTCAGCCTCCACGTGCTTCGGCTCCACTCGTTGCTGCTGCCAAAAACGTGTGGCTCTGGCCTAGCCTTGCGTCTGGTGGTCCTCCTCTCACCAGTGCTGAATCCTCTCGACTTGTCAACAACGCACGCAGTCTTGTCCCCAATTACGAAGCGTTGAAAGCAGCTTCAGTAACGGAACCTCAGTCCACCAAACCAACTGGCTCAACGTCTGTTGCCGCTGGAGATATTAAGGATCAGAACCATGTTGCGAAAGTAGTACCTCAGGATAAAAGCAGAGTAGTAGGCACAAGTGAATCTGTTACTTCTTCTGATAAAATGCATACATCTCAG GCTGCGTTTGTACCCAGTCAAAAAACTCAGGCCAGCGTTAAAGCCAAACCAGTACAGGAAGCAAAGCTTTTGGAACCTGTGTTGTGCAGTGTCTGCCAGATCAGCTGCGCCAATAAGGATGCATATGTAAAGCATACCTATGGTAAAAAGCACCGAAACAAGTTGGAGCTGCAATGTGAACCAAATGGTGACTATCATTGTCGATTGTGCAATGTGACATGTCAGAGACAAGTGGTATTTGATTCTCATCTGAGAGGTCAGAAGCATGCTGCCATGCTGATGAGTCAATCAGAG GGGCTCGTTGATTCTCAGAAGCTTCAAGAGAAAGTTGTCAGAGAAAAGAGTCAACCAAGAGAACCAGTTGCAGTTACAGAGCCTAAACCAAATGCTAACTATGCTTGTAGTTTATGCAATGTGGTGTGCAACAGTCAAATTGTTTTTGATTCTCATCTAAGGGGACAGAAGCACGCTTCCATGCTGAGTCAGTCAAAG GAAGTTATTGCTTCTAAGAAGCTTCAAGAGAAAGGTGTTGAACCAAAGGCTGTCCACGTTTGTCATTTGTGCAATGTGACATGCCAGAGTCCAATTGTGTTTGATTCTCATCTAAGAGGTCAGAAGCATGCTGCAATGCTGAGTCAGTCAGAG GCACTCATAGATTCTAAGAAGCTTCAAGAGAAAGGTGTGGGAGAAAAGGATCAACTAATTGAAGCAATTGGAGAGTCTCAGCTGCATTCTCAAATGGCTCAAGAGAGTATCAAGTGCTTAGAGAAGCATGTTGCCATGGTGAATCAATCTGAG GAGCAGGCACTCATTAATTCTTGGAAGCTTGATGAGAAAGTTGTCCAAGAAAAGGTTGAGCCAATAGAAACTATTCTAGAACCTCACTCGCAGTTTCAAAACCCTCAAGAGAACACCATGTTCCTTGAGAAGCCAAACAGAGAGGTCAGAGAGGCATGTGGCACCACAAAAAGCAGTgtaatagaaaaaaattcaaGTACCAAAGACTGGGTTGAGACTTCTTTCTTCGGTGACCTCTTATGTGATTCTAAAGCACCAGAAGAATCAAG AACTTGTCACAGAGAATGTTTTGTAAACCTGTCTGGAGGAGCAACTGAGCAGGAAAAGAAG CCTGGTTTTGTAGCCAGTGATGGTGCTAAGTCCAGCGTTTCAACCAAACATATAACGAAGGAAACAAATGTTCGGCCTGTCTTGTGCCATGTCTGCCAGATCAGCTGCGAGAGCAAGGTTGCATTTGCAAATCACATCTTTGGGAAAATACACCAGCAGAAGTTGGAGAGCATGTCTGAGAGAGAAGCCAGCCTTAAGAAGGAGAATGCAGAAAGATTGAAGAAGATATTGATGAAAGACAATGCCGCCTTTTATTCTCAGAACCATGATGCCGGAGAGGCTGCCAAGAGGGAAGAGGCTAAGGTCCAAGCTGATAACTTCTGGACCAGACTTTGGGGGAAAATGAGTTAA